The Brassica oleracea var. oleracea cultivar TO1000 chromosome C6, BOL, whole genome shotgun sequence genomic interval TCTTGCGTAGTGAGAACATGAGGGGAGTTTGTAGTAGTCGCAGCATGAGTAATGAAGTTCTTTAGTAGAATCGAAGCTTCCTTAGTTCGATGCCCTCGCCCAAGAACTTCAAGAAGACCTGGAGAGGGAGCTGACTGAGAGTGGTCATCAGATGTTGGAGACGAAGAGGGTGATGTCGGAGAAGAAGTAGGTGTTGGTTGGTCAGGTGGTATATTAGGTGTGGTAGAAGTGATCGTAGTAGGGACAGTAGGAAAAGTATTGGTCGGAGTAGTAGGTAGTGGCGTCGGGACAGGAGTAGGGTGGATAGGAGTAGGGGTAGTAGGTAGTGGCGGCGGGACATGGGTAGGTTTAGTGGTCGTTGTTGAGGCAGGTATGGGCTGTTGCTCGATAAGTGATGATGTCGCAGGAAGCAACCAATCATCAAAAGGGAGATCTGTATTCATCACCGGCGGCGAGGCAGAGGTAGAGTCATCAATTCCGGGGAACTGATCCTCAAAGAAAACCACATCTTGAGAAGTGAAGAACTCACTGGATTCAATATCATACAATCTCCAAACTTTCTTGCCGGAGTAACCAACGAAAATACACTTGTGGCTTCTGGTGCCGAACTTGTCTCTATCACGAGGGCGTTGATGAGCGTAACATAGGCAACCAAACACCCGGAGTTGATCAAAGATAGGAGAGGTGCCATGAAGAACCTCGTATGGAGTCTTTCCAGCGAGAACATGTGTAGGGGTGCGATTGATAATGTGAGCAGCTGCCAAGATAATTTCGCCCCAAAACTCCACGGGTAAGCGAGACTGAAACAAACATGCTCGAGCGACGTTTAGTATATGACGGTGTTTCCTTTCCACTCTACCATTTGGCTGAGGTGTGTAGGTACAAGAAGTTTGGTGTATGATTTCCTTCTCATGGAAGTAAGGCGACAGGGTCATAAATTCAGTTCCATTGTCTGTGCGGATCGTTTTGATTTTCTGTCCAAACTGCCTTTCACTCATAGCACATAAATTTTGTAGGAGAGAAGCAACTTCAGACTTTTCAAGCATAAGGTATATCCATACTGCTCGTGAGTGATCATCAACAATTGTCAGAAAATATAGAGCACCAGACGATGATGGTGTACGATAGGGTCCCCAAACATCACAGTGAATCAACGAAAACGGAGTATCAGCTTTATTAAGACTATCAGGAAACACTTTTCTAGTCTGTTTAGCTTTAAAACAAATGTCGCATTGTGTTGAAGTAGTAAAATCTAGCTTAGAACTTTTAAAAATCGGTAGAGTAGATAAAGCCTTGTAGGAAGGATGTCCAAGTCTGCGAGCCATAGAGTTGAAGAAGATGATTTCATCCTTGAAGCTCCATGAACTCGTGCAACTTTAACACCCGTAAAGTAGTAAACCCCCTCACGTTCTTCACCTGCTCCAATCAGAGTCCTCGAAAAACGGTCCTGCAAAACACATATAGTATCAGTGAATATTGCAATACATCCGGTTTGCTTTAATAATTTCGAAACTGATATGATGGTGCAGTTAAAATCAGGAACAAAGAGGACGTCATGGAGAGAATAATCTTTGGTAAGGCGCAATGTCCCTGTTTTGTTGCATGCGAATCACGGCCATTAGGGAACGTTACTGATGAGGAAGGGATGTCGTAGACATCATGTAAGAGGGTAATGTCACCAGTCATATGGTGTGAAGCCCATGTATCAATAATAACATCAGTCAAAGTTGTTTTACCAGACAATCGTTCCGAGGATAGATTGCTTTGTTGATTTAGTAGGAGAGAGATCAGAGAGGCAATTTGATCGTTGTTGAGCGATGGTGAGCTTTGCGTTGCATTAGCTCGTCCACGTCCACCACGACCACCTCTATTGTTGGATCGTCCACCACGACCACCTCGATATCCTGATGAGCCGTTTTGACGTTGTTGTTATGAACTAGGAAACATTCAGATAAGTCATGCCCTTTCCTTCCACAGTGGGTGCACGATCGTGATGGATCTCTAGAATGGGGAGGAAGAACTTCGACTGCAGTTGTAGTAGTATCTTTTGGATGATCAATTTTGACCGAGAATCCTAATGCTTCGCTTCGTTGCTCCTTGGAACGCGTGGAAGCCATATTTTGTTCTTCGGGAATAACCCGAGAATAGACAATGTTGAGATCTGGCAGAGGCTCTTCATCCGTGATGCGCGAACGTATAGAAGCAAAACGGGAGTCGTCGAGGCCAAATAGGAACTTATGGACTCGAGCATCTTCTCTTTCTTTTTCGATGTCTGCAGCAGCAACACACGTACAAGGCCGAGAAGTTCTCATGTTCTGTAACTCTTCCCATAGCTTTGTGAGTTTTCCATAGTAGTCAAGAACCGACTGCCCATCTTGTTTGTAGTTAGTAATCTCGTCTTGTATTTGATGGAGACGAGTTCCGTTTTTAACGGAGAAGTGGAAGCGTAAAGTCTCCCAAAGCTTATGTGCTTCAGGAACATGGGTTACTGTTGAACTAACTTTGGGATCAATCGATATACGTATCCATCCGACGATCATAGAATTAGTCGCAAGCCACCTTGATAGATCAGGTTCTGCTTCTGGTTTCGGGATGGTTCCGTCAATGAGTCATGTTTTCTGCTTTGCTTGCAGAGAGTTGCGGAGTTTCGTAGACCATTCAGAATAGTTATTATGAGCAACTAGAACCGACGTAATAAGAGCTCCAGGATTATCAGATGGATAGAGATAGTATGGCGATGAAACAATGGATGCAGCTTGTGTTGCCGGATTGATATTAGAAGTAGAAGTAGAATTATCGTCAGACATCGTCTATGATGGACGAAGTAGAAGTAGAAGAAAGTAACATGAAGAAGATGATGGACATAAAAAAACAATTTAGGTCTTTAGAGATTTTTTAGCTCTGATACCATAAAATATACTAAAATATAATGTAAAGTGTTATGTTATTCATCAATCCGACATCGGTATTTATACAAAGTGTATCTCATATGCTAGCTAGGAAAAGGAATATACAGATTTGCATAAATCCCTTAACTATAGGAATATTAACATTATCCCAATATTTCCATAATCCCATTACCTTCCCGTCTCCAGACCAGTCACCATCGTTACTGCAGTTCTATTTTTTGTGTACTAGACCTCCATGAGGTTCGTCCGCGCTAGTAGTAGGTTGTTTTTTAGTTTCTTTCTTGCAGAAATAAGTTGTATGCAACATTTATAAATCTTAGAAAATGGTATAAATTTAACATTTTACCAACAAACAAAAAATTTCACTTTTTTATTATAACACACAAACACACAAGCATGGTAAAAGCAGACTTCGGATGGCCTTATTTTATGTAACCAAAGAAAAAGGATTTAAATGGCAAGCCTGTAATTGGCGATAATGGACCCCATGAAAACCGGCGATTTTTTAACCAGAACCAGTCTCGAAGTGAGCCCCAATGGCATCAATGGCAGTACCATCACGTCCATAAATTCCAAGAAGCTTTCCTCCATTTTCACCTTTGAGCTCGAAGTCTTTTCCTTTTTTCACACCAAATAATGGAGAGGTAAATCCCTTAGAGGTTGTGAAGTACAACGATGTGATAAGCGTTGTATCATATTTGAAAATATGATTGTAGCTTCCACCAACAGCTACAATATTGTCTTCCGGATAGTTCACCGAGAACTGTATTTCATTTTTTTAAATATAAAGAATCAATTAATAGCGAAGCAACTGAATGTTAAAGAAATTCAACAAACAAAATTTTATATGTTTTGACCTCTTTTAGAATCCCGTCAAACGTCCCATGTTCACGGACTACGACTTTTCCATCCTTTTGGTATTCGATCTTCATATAAACTATACTGTACTCATCTGCTCCAATGGTTAATTTTTTCACACCATCGAAAAAACCATCGTCGAATGTGTTACCCTTGTTACCACCAAGCGGTCCAAAGTGAGCCCCAAAGGCATCGATAGCAGTACCACCACGTCCATAAATTCCACGAAGCTTTTCTCCATTTTCACCTTTGAGCTCGAACTCTTTTCCCTTGGCCACACCAAATAATGGAGAGGTATATCCCTTGGAGGTGGTGAAGTACAAAGATGTAATAAGCGTTGTATCATAGTTGAAGATATGATTGTAGGTTCCACCAACGGAGACAATATTGTCTTCCGGATAGTTCACCGAGAACTGTATTTCATTTTTCCATTAGAAACAATGAAATAATAGTAATGCAACTAAATATTAACTAGATTCAACAAACATAATTTTATATGTTTTGACCTCTTTTAGCTCCCCCCGGTTTGTCCCGTGTTCACGGACTTCATCTTTTCCATTATTTTCGTATTCAATCTTGATATAAGTTACACTGTACCTGAATGGCAAGATGAGAATGAGAGTGAGTTGGGGCTAGCAAATGGTTTGATATTTATAGCCATTTGGCGGTAAGGTTAGCTAATGGCCTAACGCTAATTGTCACATGGGGTATTCAACATTTTTTCCATCCTTGACGAAAAAAATAAAAGAAAAAGACTTTTTCTTGGGTTCACCCCCTAGGGTGAACCTTTAGGTTCACCAACCAATAGAAAGTTGTCATTTTAGATCTAGTATCTTTTAATTAAGGAAACAAAATAACTTGCCAAATTATATTATGCTTTTAAAATAAAAAATAAAAAATTAANNNNNNNNNNNNNNNNNNNNNNNNNNNNNNNNNNNNNNNNNNNNNNNNNNNNNNNNNNNNNNNNNNNNNNNNNNNNNNNNNNNNNNNNNNNNNNNNNNNNNNNNNNNNNNNNNNNNNNNNNNNNNNNNNNNNNNNNNNNNNNNNNNNNNNNNNNNNNNNNNNNNNNNNNNNNNNNNNNNNNNNNNNNNNNNNNNNNNNNNNNNNNNNNNNNNNNNNNNNNNNNNNNNNNNNNNNNNNNNNNNNNNNNNNNNNNNNNNNNNNNNNNNNNNNNNNNNNNNNNNNNNNNNNNNNNNNNNNNNNNNNNNNNNNNNNNNNNNNNNNNNNNNNNNNNNTTAGGGTTTAGTGTTTTGTTGACAACATTTTTTATTTTTTGAATTCGTTTTTTATATATTATTTTTATTTGTTTTTAAATTTTATTTTGAAAAAATAATATAATTTGCAAGTTATTTGGTTTCCTTAATTAAAAGATACTAGATTTAAAATGACAATTTTCTATTGGTTGGTGAACCTAAAGGTTCATCCTAGGGGGTGAACCTAAAGGTTCATCCTAGGGGGTGAACCCAAGAATAACTCAAAGAAAAATGAATGTCCTTCTCAGTTTTCTCCGACCATATATAAAATATGAAAAGGTTAACTAATGCTATTTATTTGTCACATGGGGTATTAAATATTGGGCTTATTCGCCATGTAACCAAATTTAGAAGTAAAATTAGGTAGATAAAATTGATTTTGACATAATGAAAAATCTAACATTTACACCCAAAATTAGTCGGTTATACTCTTTCTACTTACAGTTATTCAGTAAACAAGACGTATCACAAATAATATATGGTGAGGAATGACTTAAAACTATGCCATATGAAAGAAAAAAGACATCCACGTTACACGTTTATTGACCACATACATATGTACATAGTGTTCCATTCCATATCGCCAAAATAGTATAGGAGGATGCAACAACATCCACAATCGTTAAATACTAAACACTATCCCAACCCCAACTCATAAATAAGAAATTCTAAACCCTAATTACTAAACCCTAATTTATAAACTCTAAACCCTAGTTACTAAACTATAAACCCAAATATAAATCATAAACCCAAGTATAAACCATAAACCCAAATAGAATGGAACAAAATACATAGCGTAGTACATATTGGTGAAATTATGAAACATATATGATTGCATGAAATAAGTTAATGTTGATCCCAATCATACCCTCACCTACTAAATACTAAGTCCTAAAACCTAATCACTAAATCCTAAACCCAAATATAAACCAACTTTAATCACTAAACCCTATCCAAATATAAATCCTAACCCAGATATAAATCTTAAACCCAAATAGAATGGAAAAAAATAAATGACATAGTATTTACTGGTGAAGTTATGAGATGTCTATGATTGCATGGAAGAAGTTAATGCTAACCCCAACCATATCCCTTCGCCTTCTAGAATACTAAACCCTAAACTATAATCACTAAACCCTAACCTAAATATAAAACCTAAACCTAAATATCAAAATATAAAAAGTACATAATATTATGTAATATTAAACTATATTATATTATTATGTAATATTAAACTATACAATATAGATCATAGTGCGAATTTTACAGGTTCAAAAATATGTAACGAGAACTTTAAAAAGTTAAAACTGTATTTTTAAACAAAATAGAACACTTTTTAGTAACCATCAAATGGAACGGAACATAATAAAATAGTATAGTAACATAATATATACAGTTCATCTTCTCCAATCAACTTTGTTGCAGACACCACTCGTCTTTGAAACTCTATTATCCACTACACCCCTTCACCATCAACATAGACAATACAATTTCATCAACGATCCCACAAATCTGAGAAGGAAAAGATGCTCGGATTGCTCTTTCTCGCCATTTCAATTGTAACACCATCGTCTCACAATAGATTTCAGAAGCGGAGATGATGTCCCCTTTGTAACGCACTTCGAAAGGGAGAATAAACTATGTGAGGGTATGTGATTCTGTAATGGACACAGAGAATTTTTGGAACCTAACATTATTAAAAAAAAATTGACTTGCAGGTTTTACCGGTTGCAATCAAGGGTAATATGGCAATATTATATAAAAAGCACAAGAAACAATGAAAAAGTAGGGCAATTGGTTAGTCAGTGAATTATCATTTTTTTTTACGTTATACAGCCAAATTTCCCTTAAATATTTTTTGGCCGACGAAAAAGAGAAAAAAAGTTGTCTTTCTCAGTTTTCTCCCACAGCAAATAAATATCTAGCCTAAGGCCAATTTTTTTTTTGTTTTTTAATATATACATTTATCAACCCGAAAACAGTATTCAATTTCGATTACAAGCTCGTTTTCACCAAAATGGTTCAAGTCAAAAATATTCTGACTAGTTTCGTTTAACCACCAAGCAGGCGCGTTCTGGTAGCCGGTTTCTAAATTCCTAAACTATCCAACACCGTTCTCAACCTTCGATGTGAACCACAAGAGGGTAGCGTTCATCTCGTTTCCTCGGTTACCAGAACTCACATAACACCTCCAGACTAGTTGGTGTTAGAGAAAAAAATGTTTTGAGTTCTGCCTCAAGTTATAGAACTTGATTGGTGAAAACATTGATGTACGAATTCTTTAAAAGTTGCAAGAAATGTGTAAAATCCTTACCAATAATATATAGTAGAACCTTTATAAATTAATAATGTTAGAACTTTAAAATTTTATTAATTTATAGAGATATTAATTTACAAAAGTTTTCTTATTTAGATTTCTTATTTTAAGATATATTTATTCTAAAATAACGAAAATATTTTATTTTAATATATAGACATTAATTGTTATTTTTGAAATTTTACATTTATATTAACTTTTTTATATTATATGGTGTATATAATATATATTGCATAGAACTTAAATGTGGTTTTAGATATAATATTACTAAATCTCATCAAAATATATTATATGTTAAGAAAATATAAAAATAATTCAATTGTAAATATAAAACAAATAATATAATAATAGGTTCTTACTTATGTAAAATATTATATATATATATATATATATATATATATATATATAAATTATCAATTTATAATTTTAATGGAATTATATATTTATAAAATTTTCTAAAAATTTATTATTTTATTATTTTATCGATTTGTGTTAAATTTAAAAGCTGTTCAAATTGGAATGTACTAAATTTATTAATTTATAGTGATTTTACAGTCGGAATAATGTATTTCCTTTTTTCATAATAAGATTTTATTTAACTTTTTAATTTTATATTAATTTTTGAAACACACATAAATAAAAGAAAATATTTCTAAAATATATATTTTATATATAAATGAACTTCAATTATTTTTCTTATTTTTCTCGATAATATTATTTGACAAGTCAATTTCCTACGTGTCGTATTCATGTTAACTCTCACAATGGTTGATTACATATATATCCTTAATGAACTAAAAATATTATATATGATTGATATTAATTAGGGCAATTCTCTCAAATTTCCATTTTTAAGTTTTTATCACAAAATAGCCCTCAAAAAATAAAATGACTAAAATAGTCCCTTTTTGTTTGGAAAATTTTAATTTTAATTTTTTATTTTTAAAAATTTGAACCCAACCTCAAAGCTACACCCCTTAACTGTAAACCCTAAGTCTTAGACTAGTTAATTAATCCTAGGGCTATTAATACATATTTTCCCTTTAATAAAAGGGAGATTTACCAAATATGACTCAAAACTTGATTTTGATTGCAAAATTACACTCAAACTTAAATCAAATGCAAAAATAACCCAAAAGCCTTGTGAAATTACAGCCACCCCTTTTGACCAAACAAAAAAACAGAACTCATTTTTACGAATATATCTCCGCTAAGTCTTATGAGTCTTCTGAGATTCTGTCAAGTCTTCTGGACGTCGTCCACGGAAGTCGTCTGGTATAGTTGATCTTAAAAATAATTTATAAATTTTGTAAAAACTATTTTGATAAGCGAAAAATTAAAATCATGTAATTATAAACAATTTTAAGTGATATAAATTAAAATATAATAAAATTGAATTGTTTTCAACATAGATGAGTGAAAGTAGTGAATCATGATATTCTTTAGTGTATGGTTTAGCAACATATGTTGTAGTATTGTATGTATTCTTAGGGTTAGATTTTGGAAAGCTTACATGTTTTTTTGAAAATTTAAATTTTTATCTGCATGTGATTATTTATGTGTATAATAAACACTTTTTAAGTTTAATTTGATTTTATGAAGTGTTTAGTTAGTTAATTTAATTTAGGGGTTATGTTTAGGGTCTAGACGACTAACAAGTAAGTCGTCTAGGAAGTCTTCTAACTCCCGCTAAAAATATTTTAGTTTTCCGCTAAAAATATTTTAGTTTCCCGCTAAAAATATTGAAGTCTTCTGGGCGACTTACAAGTAAGTCGTCTAGTAAGTCTTCTGATCGAAAATATTTAACCTTATTGGAATTTTTGTCTCCATATATAAAAAAAATTTATACATTCTCTCTACTCCTCTCAAATGACTGCAACAAAAATGGTATGTTCCTCATTCAAAAACTTTCCAACCTCTCTCTAATCTCTTTGAACCTATAAACACCGAACTTTATATCAATTTATTGTTTTTGTCTCATGTCTTTCTCACTAGTTTGTCTTGTTTTGCAGGTTTTTCATCACAGGGTTTTCATCTTCCACTCATTTAAAGGTAGATTTAATAATTTTAGATATGTATTTTTGTGTGTTCTATAAATGTAGATCTATCTAATATTCCACTCATTTTCTCTGTTTTTAAACCATTTGAACGTTTTTGGAGATGCAGCTTTTTCAGATCTGGATTTGGATATGCAGGTTTTTAAAATTTAGAAGACTTCTGGGCTAGAAGACTTCTAGACGACTTCCAGGAAGTCTTCTGACGGAATCTTCTCTGATTCTCCCTTTCATAATAGATCTGAGCGTTTTGGTAAGTTCTTATGTTGATTTTTCTTCATTTGGTAACCTCCTGTTGCATAAAATTCATATTTTTTTTTCCCAAACTAAAACTCTTCAAACCCACTCTAATCTCTTTGACTTGAAAACACTAAACTTTATATGAATTTTTCATTTTTGTCTCATGTCTTTCTCACTAACCTATCTTGTTGTTGCAGGTTTTAAATAGATGGTTCTCATCTTCTACTTGGATATGTACTTTGTGTGTTCTATAAAAGTATGTCTATCTAATTTTCCACTCATTTTCTCTGTTTTTAAGCCACTTGAACGTTTTTTGATATGATATGCACGTTTTACAGATCTGAATTTGATATACATGT includes:
- the LOC106297314 gene encoding jacalin-related lectin 40-like, with the protein product MVEGRIGFHPQCKEVNLSHLSLADDIVVFTDGTPESLHGTLQVFDDFATMSRINVAKSTVFSAGRGKQVLDGAAATSGLSISALPIKYLGLPLTTKIMTRSDYEPLIAKIRNRLLSWSSKALSYAGKLVLIKVGHQTSQRGPKSLGRRYVVRMMKVVWAFVGWQMAQEILRFEVKDGNTARFWTDLWHPLGRLIEFVGEIGTQGLGLRRDVRIREPQLTLILILPFRYSVTYIKIEYENNGKDEVREHGTNRGELKEFSVNYPEDNIVSVGGTYNHIFNYDTTLITSLYFTTSKGYTSPLFGVAKGKEFELKGENGEKLRGIYGRGGTAIDAFGAHFGPLGGNKGNTFDDGFFDGVKKLTIGADEYSIVYMKIEYQKDGKVVVREHGTFDGILKEFSVNYPEDNIVAVGGSYNHIFKYDTTLITSLYFTTSKGFTSPLFGVKKGKDFELKGENGGKLLGIYGRDGTAIDAIGAHFETGSG